The following proteins are co-located in the Callithrix jacchus isolate 240 chromosome 10, calJac240_pri, whole genome shotgun sequence genome:
- the WDR74 gene encoding WD repeat-containing protein 74 isoform X3, translating into MATAAARWNHVWVGTETGILKGVNLQRKQATNFTAGGQPRREESVSALCWGAGGETLILVGCADRTVKHFSTEEGIFQGQRHCPGGEGTFRGLAQANGTVITCVDSGILRVWHDNDKDISSDPLLEVRVGPGVCRMRQDPAHPHVVATGGKENALKMWDLQGSEEPVFRAKNVRNDWLDLRVPIWDQDIQFLPGSQKLVTCTGYHQVRVYDPASPQRRPVLETTYGEYPLTAMTLTPGGNSVIVGNTHGQLAEIDLRQGRLLGCLKGLAGSVRGLQCHPSKPLLASCGLDRVLRIHRIQNPRGLEHKTGTTGRMSPKNLKNPTTCP; encoded by the exons ATGGCGACTGCTGCCGCGCGCTGGAACCATGTGTGGGTCGGCACCGAGACTGGGATCTTGAAAG GGGTAAACCTTCAGCGAAAACAGGCGACGAACTTCACGGCCGGGGGACAGCCGCGGCGCGAGGAGTCGGTGAGCGCTCTGTGCTGGGGCGCCGGCGGCGAGACCCTG ATCCTGGTGGGCTGCGCGGACCGGACAGTGAAGCACTTCAGCACCGAGGAGGGCATATTCCAGGGTCAGAGACACTGCCCGGGCGGGGAGGGCACGTTCCGTGGCCTCGCCCAGGCCAACGG CACCGTCATCACATGTGTGGATTCTGGGATTCTCAGAGTCTGGCATGACAATGACAAGGACATATCCTCTGACCCA CTCCTGGAAGTGAGAGTGGGCCCTGGGGTGTGTAGGATGCGCCAAGACCCAGCACACCCCCATGTGGTTGCCACAGGTGGGAAAGAGAATGCCTTGAAGATGTGGGACCTGCAGGGCTCTGAGGAACCTGTGTTCAGGGCCAAGAAT GTGCGGAATGACTGGCTGGACCTGCGAGTTCCCATCTGGGACCAGGACATACAGTTTCTTCCAGGATCACAGAAGCTTGTCACCTGTACAGGGTACCACCAG GTCCGTGTCTATGATCCAGCCTCCCCTCAGCGCCGGCCAGTCCTAGAGACCACCTATGGAGAGTACCCACTAACAGCCATGACCCTCACTCCTGGAGGCAA CTCAGTGATTGTGGGAAACACTCATGGGCAGCTGGCAGAAATTGACCTTCGGCAAG GGCGTCTACTGGGCTGTCTGAAGGGGCTGGCAGGCAGTGTCCGTGGGTTGCAGTGCCACCCTTCCAAGCCTCTACTGGCCTCCTGTGGCTTGGACAGAGTCTTGAGGATACACAGGATCCAGAATCCACGGGGTCTGGAGCATAAG ACAGGGACAACTGGGAG